A stretch of the Vigna radiata var. radiata cultivar VC1973A chromosome 7, Vradiata_ver6, whole genome shotgun sequence genome encodes the following:
- the LOC106767383 gene encoding basic endochitinase isoform X1 encodes MRSKRAYPLGLFLLFSLILLFSKSDAGILGVYWGQNAGEGHLSRTCKTGLFRIVNIAFLSTFGNGSQPLMNLAGHCSPSSNGCQRVGRDISYCQKRGIKVMLSIGGGSNNYSLSSQDDARNVADYIWNQFLGGKSKKRPFGRAILDGVDFDIEGGELHYAALAYRLHDHYATSNKKFYLTASPHCPFQNNLLHGALSTDLFDHVWVQFYNNPQCEFSSNDPSGFKSAWSQWTTSINAAKFFVGLPASHAAARTGFVPPHALINQLLPIVRSPKYGGVVLWDRFHDLQSGYSRKIRRKV; translated from the exons ATGAGGAGCAAACGTGCGTACCCTTTGggtcttttccttttgttttcacTGATCTTGttgttttcaaaatctgatgcAGGAATCCTTGGGGTTTACTGGGGCCAAAATGCAGGTGAAGGCCATTTGTCAAGAACATGTAAAACTGGACTCTTCCGCATTGTGAACATAGCATTCCTCTCAACTTTTGGCAATGGAAGTCAGCCTCTGATGAACCTAGCAGGCCATTGTTCTCCTTCATCAAACGGTTGCCAAAGGGTTGGCAGAGACATCAGCTACTGTCAGAAGAGAGGCATTAAG GTTATGCTTTCAATTGGGGGTGGCAGCAACAACTACTCACTGTCATCCCAAGATGATGCTAGAAATGTTGCAGACTACATATGGAATCAATTCTTGGGAGGAAAATCAAAGAAGAGGCCTTTTGGAAGAGCCATATTGGATGGGGTAGATTTTGACATTGAAGGTGGAGAACTTCACTATGCTGCACTTGCTTATAGGCTGCATGACCATTATGCTACTTCTAACAAAAAGTTCTACTTAACCGCTTCACCACACTGTCCATTCCAAAACAACTTACTCCATGGAGCACTTTCTACTGATCTCTTTGACCATGTTTGGGTTCAGTTCTACAACAATCCTCAATGTGAGTTTTCTTCAAACGACCCCAGTGGATTTAAGAGTGCATGGAGCCAGTGGACCACATCAATTAATGCTGCCAAGTTCTTCGTTGGCCTTCCTGCTTCACATGCAGCAGCTAGAACTGGTTTTGTACCACCACATGCTCTCATAAATCAATTGCTTCCCATTGTTCGGTCACCTAAATATGGAGGTGTTGTGCTGTGGGATAGGTTCCATGATCTGCAATCTGGATATAGTCGCAAAATTAGAAGAAAGGTTTGA
- the LOC106767383 gene encoding basic endochitinase isoform X3 has protein sequence MRSKREGHLSRTCKTGLFRIVNIAFLSTFGNGSQPLMNLAGHCSPSSNGCQRVGRDISYCQKRGIKVMLSIGGGSNNYSLSSQDDARNVADYIWNQFLGGKSKKRPFGRAILDGVDFDIEGGELHYAALAYRLHDHYATSNKKFYLTASPHCPFQNNLLHGALSTDLFDHVWVQFYNNPQCEFSSNDPSGFKSAWSQWTTSINAAKFFVGLPASHAAARTGFVPPHALINQLLPIVRSPKYGGVVLWDRFHDLQSGYSRKIRRKV, from the exons ATGAGGAGCAAAC GTGAAGGCCATTTGTCAAGAACATGTAAAACTGGACTCTTCCGCATTGTGAACATAGCATTCCTCTCAACTTTTGGCAATGGAAGTCAGCCTCTGATGAACCTAGCAGGCCATTGTTCTCCTTCATCAAACGGTTGCCAAAGGGTTGGCAGAGACATCAGCTACTGTCAGAAGAGAGGCATTAAG GTTATGCTTTCAATTGGGGGTGGCAGCAACAACTACTCACTGTCATCCCAAGATGATGCTAGAAATGTTGCAGACTACATATGGAATCAATTCTTGGGAGGAAAATCAAAGAAGAGGCCTTTTGGAAGAGCCATATTGGATGGGGTAGATTTTGACATTGAAGGTGGAGAACTTCACTATGCTGCACTTGCTTATAGGCTGCATGACCATTATGCTACTTCTAACAAAAAGTTCTACTTAACCGCTTCACCACACTGTCCATTCCAAAACAACTTACTCCATGGAGCACTTTCTACTGATCTCTTTGACCATGTTTGGGTTCAGTTCTACAACAATCCTCAATGTGAGTTTTCTTCAAACGACCCCAGTGGATTTAAGAGTGCATGGAGCCAGTGGACCACATCAATTAATGCTGCCAAGTTCTTCGTTGGCCTTCCTGCTTCACATGCAGCAGCTAGAACTGGTTTTGTACCACCACATGCTCTCATAAATCAATTGCTTCCCATTGTTCGGTCACCTAAATATGGAGGTGTTGTGCTGTGGGATAGGTTCCATGATCTGCAATCTGGATATAGTCGCAAAATTAGAAGAAAGGTTTGA
- the LOC106767383 gene encoding basic endochitinase isoform X2, whose translation MRSKRILGVYWGQNAGEGHLSRTCKTGLFRIVNIAFLSTFGNGSQPLMNLAGHCSPSSNGCQRVGRDISYCQKRGIKVMLSIGGGSNNYSLSSQDDARNVADYIWNQFLGGKSKKRPFGRAILDGVDFDIEGGELHYAALAYRLHDHYATSNKKFYLTASPHCPFQNNLLHGALSTDLFDHVWVQFYNNPQCEFSSNDPSGFKSAWSQWTTSINAAKFFVGLPASHAAARTGFVPPHALINQLLPIVRSPKYGGVVLWDRFHDLQSGYSRKIRRKV comes from the exons ATGAGGAGCAAAC GAATCCTTGGGGTTTACTGGGGCCAAAATGCAGGTGAAGGCCATTTGTCAAGAACATGTAAAACTGGACTCTTCCGCATTGTGAACATAGCATTCCTCTCAACTTTTGGCAATGGAAGTCAGCCTCTGATGAACCTAGCAGGCCATTGTTCTCCTTCATCAAACGGTTGCCAAAGGGTTGGCAGAGACATCAGCTACTGTCAGAAGAGAGGCATTAAG GTTATGCTTTCAATTGGGGGTGGCAGCAACAACTACTCACTGTCATCCCAAGATGATGCTAGAAATGTTGCAGACTACATATGGAATCAATTCTTGGGAGGAAAATCAAAGAAGAGGCCTTTTGGAAGAGCCATATTGGATGGGGTAGATTTTGACATTGAAGGTGGAGAACTTCACTATGCTGCACTTGCTTATAGGCTGCATGACCATTATGCTACTTCTAACAAAAAGTTCTACTTAACCGCTTCACCACACTGTCCATTCCAAAACAACTTACTCCATGGAGCACTTTCTACTGATCTCTTTGACCATGTTTGGGTTCAGTTCTACAACAATCCTCAATGTGAGTTTTCTTCAAACGACCCCAGTGGATTTAAGAGTGCATGGAGCCAGTGGACCACATCAATTAATGCTGCCAAGTTCTTCGTTGGCCTTCCTGCTTCACATGCAGCAGCTAGAACTGGTTTTGTACCACCACATGCTCTCATAAATCAATTGCTTCCCATTGTTCGGTCACCTAAATATGGAGGTGTTGTGCTGTGGGATAGGTTCCATGATCTGCAATCTGGATATAGTCGCAAAATTAGAAGAAAGGTTTGA